In the Flagellimonas sp. MMG031 genome, one interval contains:
- a CDS encoding DinB family protein yields the protein MENTINEQTSAQVITPAQFLEHYQGHRRLTRKLIEAFPEKEFFTHSIGGMRPFSEMVKELFAIAVPGLTEIVSGKVGDFDEHRDFGNTKAQFLAKWDQDTEDINKLWAKISEVRYQEHVKLFGQYEGSVQSSILYFIDNEVHHRGQGYVYLRSLGIEPPFFYDRD from the coding sequence ATGGAAAACACCATTAATGAACAAACATCGGCCCAAGTCATTACCCCCGCACAATTCTTGGAACATTACCAAGGTCACAGGCGGCTTACACGAAAACTCATCGAGGCCTTTCCCGAAAAAGAGTTTTTTACCCATAGTATTGGTGGGATGAGACCCTTTTCCGAGATGGTGAAAGAGCTTTTCGCCATTGCGGTTCCCGGACTCACCGAAATTGTTTCCGGTAAAGTCGGAGATTTTGATGAGCATCGGGATTTTGGGAATACCAAAGCCCAGTTTTTGGCAAAATGGGACCAAGACACCGAGGACATCAACAAGCTGTGGGCAAAAATTTCGGAAGTTCGCTATCAGGAGCACGTGAAACTTTTTGGCCAATACGAAGGTTCTGTGCAATCTTCTATCCTTTATTTTATTGACAACGAGGTGCACCACCGAGGCCAGGGGTATGTTTACCTGCGTTCCTTGGGGATTGAACCACCGTTTTTTTACGATCGCGATTAA